The DNA window ACCACTGGCAGGGGGAATGCTCCTCTGGAGCCGTCCAAGCCACGCGATTCAATTTAGCGTACCTCTAAGTTAATATTAATCAATGAACAATAAACTCAAACTGACCTAAATAGCCGAAAGTGAGTGGCACTACCTGTCGGGGACTACAATGCACAAGCTGCACAATTTCAGTTCGTGTCAGTAAAGTTTTGAGAGTAGAGAAATGGAGATGGCACCCATCCTGTTTCTCATGTTCAGCTTTCTGATGAGACCGACAAGGTGCTCCTTGAACTGTCCCACTGGAAAGTCGAACCCCCTGCAGTTTCACCTGGTTCGCCAGTGCCAACGAGCCGCAGCCGATGACGCACTGGCCCTGGAAAACACATCCTCTCTGCAGGAATGTGCTCACTTGGCTCATGAGCTGCGGGGCCTGGCCTTGAACTACGCGCCAGGAGGACCGAAAAGGAGGCTAAACTCATTTGACCAGAGGTCCTTGGGCAAGGCAAAGGAAAAGGAGCAGCGCAATCGAAGTCGATTGAGTGTCTTCGAACAGCCAGGGGAGTTCTTCAACTGCCATGTCCTGAGGTGTCCGCAGAATAACACATTTTCAGGGATGTTCAACGACAGTCGCTTCGACTATTACAGCTTATATGGAAGACCAACAGGTTAAGAAGAGTCTCCAGACTATCTGTTCAGTTAAGTAATGTTGTGGTTCTTGTCAGTCGTTAGGAACTACAGCTGCATACCGGAGGTTGGACTGTTCGTGGTGTATACTCAGCCCAGTGCCTACTTGAATGCCTCGCTGACCTGTTCCAACTCTTCGGAGTTCACTGGCAGCCTGGCCCACATCGCCTCCGAGCAGAGAACCAACTTATTGGCCCATTGGCTACTGGAATTTAACAGAAAATCGGAGTCTCAGGCAGAAGGCAATGTCTATCTGGCCTATGTGGGTTTGGTCTACAACAGCTCTACGTCCTTGAGTCCACTCGATTTCAGGAACTCGCAACGGGAGAGCTTGCAGTGCTTTCTTTACCGAGCCTGGGAAGCAGGTCATCCTCGCGTTGGGTGCGCAGTTCAGATAGTTAGCGGTTATCTTAACTAAATCTATCCGAATTTTCAGTGGCGAGCTGAGCAACGCCAGCTGCGTGGCCTTGACGCCGCAGGGAACCTGGCAAACCCTGAACTGCGACCGGGAGCTGCCCTTCATCTGCGAAATCCACACGGCGCGCTCAACTTTCGCCTGGGAGCGCTCCGGTTCCGAGCTGGACATCGGCCCAAATGCAGTCCTCGAGTGCGGCAACGACTGAGACTTCAGACTTGAGTCTATGGCAGCATGGATATTCGCAGCCGTTTTATT is part of the Drosophila yakuba strain Tai18E2 chromosome 2R, Prin_Dyak_Tai18E2_2.1, whole genome shotgun sequence genome and encodes:
- the LOC6532079 gene encoding uncharacterized protein LOC6532079; protein product: MEMAPILFLMFSFLMRPTRCSLNCPTGKSNPLQFHLVRQCQRAAADDALALENTSSLQECAHLAHELRGLALNYAPGGPKRRLNSFDQRSLGKAKEKEQRNRSRLSVFEQPGEFFNCHVLRCPQNNTFSGMFNDSRFDYYSLYGRPTVVRNYSCIPEVGLFVVYTQPSAYLNASLTCSNSSEFTGSLAHIASEQRTNLLAHWLLEFNRKSESQAEGNVYLAYVGLVYNSSTSLSPLDFRNSQRESLQCFLYRAWEAGHPRVGGELSNASCVALTPQGTWQTLNCDRELPFICEIHTARSTFAWERSGSELDIGPNAVLECGND